One genomic region from Arthrobacter sp. YN encodes:
- a CDS encoding glycosyltransferase family protein translates to MRKAAWHFRQGGLNQLLEWRRRRKVEKRINSSRGKSKTRAGSISEPGNLVAFGPYRVPDRDPRRQDLTVGVILDDFSSAAYSFEWNLLHLRKDSWQEQLAATSIDFLFVESAWNGNQGSWKYQLMGTSGPKPEFLELVAWCRARQIPTVFWNKEDPPHYDDFLPAAREFDMVFTSDSDRIPSYQRDLGHDRIAPLPFAAQPAIHNPIRIGEGRHSRGVAFAGMYFAHKYPERRQQMDLLLNAARDASSKSGPRLDIFSRQLGGDSSYQFPVPFNENVVGSLDYAKMLTAYRAYKVFLNVNSVVGSPSMCARRIFEITASGTPIVSTPSSAIGHFFEPDEVFVAGSQEQGEHQIRMLARSSELNDRVVHRGQRRIWSEHTYAHRAETIVASVLPELLRPVQLPTVSALVPTIRPHQLENVFATIGSQSDVDVELVLLTHGFEVAMDHVEDLAAKHGVQRFKLLTASRDLTLGECLNQCVAASSSEVLTKMDDDDYYGPQYLVDLLHALDYSKADVVGKQAHYMHFVSTKATALRIAHMEHRLTRFVVGPTITARREVFESNPFEAVNRGEDTGFLKAVTTAGGFIYSADRFNFCQIRQGDGHTWDVSDEELAASGEIRFFGDPKEHITV, encoded by the coding sequence ATGCGCAAAGCTGCATGGCATTTCCGGCAGGGAGGACTAAACCAGCTCCTGGAGTGGCGCAGGAGACGAAAAGTCGAGAAGCGAATCAACAGTTCTCGCGGCAAGAGCAAGACTCGGGCTGGTTCAATCTCAGAGCCGGGCAACCTGGTGGCGTTTGGGCCCTATCGCGTCCCTGATCGTGATCCCCGGCGCCAGGACCTTACAGTTGGCGTGATTCTGGATGACTTTTCGAGTGCTGCCTACTCCTTTGAATGGAACCTGCTGCATCTTCGAAAAGACTCGTGGCAGGAGCAACTGGCGGCAACGTCAATCGATTTCTTGTTCGTAGAGTCAGCCTGGAACGGCAACCAAGGCTCCTGGAAGTACCAGCTCATGGGCACATCCGGACCAAAGCCCGAGTTCTTGGAATTGGTTGCCTGGTGCCGGGCGCGTCAGATCCCAACGGTCTTTTGGAACAAAGAGGATCCGCCTCACTACGATGACTTCCTGCCTGCGGCTCGTGAGTTCGACATGGTTTTCACGAGTGATTCAGACCGTATTCCCTCCTATCAGAGGGACTTGGGCCACGACCGCATAGCTCCGCTGCCGTTTGCTGCGCAGCCGGCAATCCATAATCCGATTCGTATCGGAGAAGGACGTCACTCACGAGGGGTGGCCTTCGCGGGGATGTACTTTGCTCATAAATACCCAGAACGCCGCCAGCAAATGGATCTACTTCTTAATGCAGCGAGGGATGCATCCTCTAAGTCAGGGCCAAGGCTGGACATCTTTTCGCGTCAACTCGGTGGAGATTCCAGTTACCAGTTCCCAGTACCGTTCAATGAGAATGTGGTCGGGAGTCTGGATTACGCAAAAATGTTGACCGCATACAGGGCGTACAAGGTATTTCTTAACGTCAATTCCGTTGTCGGCTCGCCCAGCATGTGCGCGAGACGGATTTTTGAGATCACCGCTTCGGGGACGCCCATCGTCTCAACACCGAGCTCCGCCATCGGTCACTTCTTTGAGCCGGATGAAGTCTTCGTAGCGGGTTCGCAGGAGCAAGGTGAACATCAGATCAGGATGTTGGCGCGCAGCTCCGAACTCAATGACCGAGTAGTTCACAGGGGCCAACGACGGATCTGGAGCGAGCACACCTACGCCCACAGGGCGGAAACAATAGTCGCATCAGTTCTCCCGGAGCTGTTGCGACCGGTCCAGCTGCCAACAGTCAGTGCACTCGTGCCGACCATTCGACCACATCAGCTGGAGAATGTGTTCGCGACCATCGGTAGTCAATCGGACGTTGATGTTGAGTTGGTACTTCTAACGCACGGATTCGAAGTAGCCATGGACCATGTCGAGGATTTGGCCGCAAAGCACGGGGTTCAGCGCTTCAAGCTTCTGACTGCGTCCAGAGACTTGACGTTGGGTGAATGCCTGAACCAGTGTGTCGCCGCGTCTTCGAGTGAAGTTCTCACAAAGATGGATGACGACGACTACTATGGTCCGCAATATCTTGTGGACCTCCTTCATGCACTTGATTACTCGAAGGCAGACGTGGTGGGAAAGCAAGCGCACTACATGCACTTCGTGTCGACAAAGGCGACGGCGCTCCGTATCGCCCATATGGAACATCGTCTAACCCGCTTTGTGGTTGGACCGACTATCACGGCACGACGTGAAGTCTTTGAATCCAATCCTTTTGAAGCTGTTAACCGTGGAGAAGATACAGGCTTCCTAAAAGCCGTCACCACGGCGGGTGGCTTCATCTATTCTGCCGACAGATTCAACTTCTGCCAGATCCGGCAGGGCGACGGTCATACTTGGGATGTCTCAGATGAGGAACTGGCCGCGTCCGGCGAAATCAGGTTCTTTGGAGATCCCAAAGAACACATCACTGTTTAA
- a CDS encoding glycosyltransferase family 4 protein yields the protein MVNSLTGDKAAEIPAPPMRLMLLTHSYWPEHSPPQRRWASLAREFRRAGWDVDVVAPVAHYPNGRRNLPRRQAGLAFSHQRGLHGETIRRVPYLRHMGTSSLARFMDQLFSAIMSVPVGLGGKKPDAILATAPSLPTLATGYVLSKLRGVPFIVEMRDAWPDLARDARIVQGSVKSVVEHAVEFLQQRADLVVTVTEGFADTLRARGIKHVATVSNGLDLHTVPFLEPPALDRKEFRALYLGNHGKSQKLDVLIRASALLGDGFHLTLVGQGTTRPQLVKLARELNAPVTFYPSLHGPAVLEKYRETDTCIVSLRDDWKSFETTVPSKTYEVLAIGRHVTAIVRGEAERIIREAKAGDVVNANPEAVAQLWRELAQDRQRLTAGKSGREWVSEHADYAHLALQYMQEIATVVGKNSHASGRRGSR from the coding sequence ATGGTTAACTCCCTCACCGGGGACAAGGCTGCGGAAATTCCCGCTCCACCGATGCGCCTCATGCTCCTCACGCACTCTTACTGGCCCGAACATAGCCCACCTCAACGTAGATGGGCATCCCTCGCTCGAGAATTCCGAAGGGCTGGCTGGGACGTTGACGTTGTCGCACCTGTAGCGCATTATCCAAACGGCCGGCGCAATCTGCCCCGCAGGCAAGCGGGACTCGCCTTCTCGCACCAGCGGGGTCTCCATGGAGAGACTATCCGCCGTGTCCCTTACCTGCGACACATGGGCACTTCGTCCCTGGCCCGATTCATGGATCAACTCTTCTCTGCCATTATGTCCGTCCCCGTAGGTCTGGGAGGAAAGAAGCCCGACGCAATCCTTGCCACGGCTCCCAGTCTCCCAACGTTGGCTACTGGATACGTTCTCTCCAAGCTCAGGGGAGTCCCGTTCATTGTGGAGATGCGTGATGCTTGGCCGGACCTGGCACGGGATGCCCGTATCGTCCAGGGCAGCGTAAAGAGCGTAGTTGAGCACGCCGTGGAGTTCTTGCAGCAACGGGCCGACCTCGTCGTGACGGTGACAGAAGGATTTGCTGACACGCTACGAGCGAGGGGCATCAAGCACGTAGCCACAGTAAGTAATGGCCTGGACCTCCATACCGTCCCATTCCTGGAGCCGCCGGCTCTGGACCGGAAGGAGTTTCGTGCTCTGTATCTTGGAAATCACGGCAAAAGCCAGAAATTGGACGTCCTTATCCGCGCCAGCGCGTTGTTGGGTGATGGCTTTCATCTAACCTTGGTCGGCCAGGGAACAACCAGGCCTCAACTGGTCAAGCTAGCCCGAGAGCTGAATGCGCCGGTGACGTTTTATCCGTCGCTTCACGGACCTGCTGTTCTGGAAAAATATCGGGAAACGGACACATGTATCGTGTCTCTTCGCGATGACTGGAAGTCGTTTGAAACCACCGTTCCATCGAAGACATACGAGGTTCTCGCAATCGGCAGGCACGTGACTGCAATTGTTCGAGGTGAGGCTGAGCGAATTATCCGCGAGGCCAAGGCAGGTGATGTGGTTAATGCCAATCCCGAAGCTGTCGCTCAACTATGGCGCGAGCTTGCTCAGGACCGCCAAAGGCTTACCGCAGGCAAAAGTGGGCGGGAGTGGGTAAGCGAGCACGCGGACTATGCACACCTTGCCCTTCAATATATGCAGGAGATCGCCACAGTAGTAGGTAAGAATTCCCATGCCTCAGGACGGCGGGGATCACGATGA
- a CDS encoding lipoprotein: MRRALSAALITLALAGCSAPSQSEPQPTTTESKPAVPKVTEEQSADLLKRISPVAPKFTQEEIATNSRYVCAAILQGGSDKALVATVVKHFNRADDPIADTEAAGVVEAIRANGFCQENGAS; this comes from the coding sequence ATGAGACGCGCACTCTCCGCTGCCCTGATCACACTCGCCCTGGCTGGGTGCTCCGCCCCGAGCCAGTCCGAGCCCCAGCCTACGACTACGGAGTCAAAACCAGCAGTCCCCAAGGTGACGGAAGAACAGAGCGCTGACCTCTTGAAGCGCATTTCTCCAGTGGCTCCGAAATTCACGCAGGAAGAGATCGCAACCAATTCCCGCTATGTCTGCGCTGCCATCCTTCAAGGCGGCAGCGACAAAGCGCTGGTGGCTACTGTGGTCAAGCATTTCAACCGTGCAGACGATCCCATAGCGGATACCGAGGCGGCCGGAGTTGTGGAAGCAATTCGAGCCAACGGGTTCTGCCAAGAGAATGGCGCATCCTAA
- a CDS encoding ABC transporter permease gives MSAKKAKLPPPAAIQPLSVDIRKLSRVGSRPGFLDYLVQLWDYRQFIFYDARARVQSGTRKDRLGSAWLLLNPVFNGLTYYFVFGLLLQTSHGIDNFVGYLVVGIFLFQFSSGAITSGARSIRNGKSVVQAFNFPRAALPLGANMREMLSAVPLILGMLLLIVIVPPAEKVSVLWLLTIPAVILQGIFNLGIGLILARVISKVHDVTHLLPFAIRAWMYGSAVFYSYERFVSDPTILAVMKFNPLFNVIDIVRSSVLYDRVPSWESWATLGVVALGALLVGFVFFWQGEETYGRD, from the coding sequence GTGTCGGCAAAGAAGGCTAAGCTTCCACCGCCGGCGGCAATACAGCCGTTGTCGGTGGATATCAGGAAGCTCTCCCGGGTGGGGTCCCGTCCGGGGTTTCTGGACTACCTGGTCCAATTATGGGACTACCGTCAGTTTATTTTCTACGATGCCCGGGCTCGCGTGCAGAGTGGAACGCGAAAAGACCGGCTAGGTAGCGCGTGGCTACTGTTGAATCCCGTTTTTAACGGACTGACGTATTACTTCGTGTTCGGATTGTTGCTGCAGACCAGCCACGGCATCGATAACTTCGTCGGTTACTTAGTGGTTGGAATCTTCCTTTTCCAGTTCAGTTCTGGCGCGATCACATCAGGTGCGCGATCAATACGCAACGGCAAGTCTGTCGTCCAAGCATTCAACTTTCCACGGGCAGCCCTGCCTTTGGGTGCCAACATGCGTGAGATGCTCTCAGCCGTGCCCTTGATCTTGGGCATGCTTCTTCTCATAGTCATAGTGCCGCCCGCCGAGAAGGTCAGCGTTCTCTGGCTTCTCACCATTCCCGCAGTGATTCTTCAGGGAATCTTCAATCTTGGGATCGGCCTGATACTTGCACGCGTTATTTCGAAGGTGCATGACGTTACGCACCTCCTTCCGTTCGCTATTCGTGCCTGGATGTACGGTTCGGCTGTCTTCTACTCCTACGAACGATTCGTGTCCGATCCGACGATTCTCGCCGTGATGAAGTTCAATCCGCTCTTCAACGTCATTGACATCGTTCGCAGCAGCGTCCTTTACGACCGTGTGCCTTCTTGGGAGTCATGGGCAACTCTGGGTGTCGTCGCACTGGGGGCACTCTTGGTTGGCTTCGTATTCTTCTGGCAAGGGGAGGAGACTTATGGGCGCGATTGA
- a CDS encoding glycosyltransferase family 4 protein, whose amino-acid sequence MIHVMNNLKLAMSTVIEHMTEAPFMLVLLMLRRLPSSVVGPAALIVAKVAPRSAKPLFLLASHAAGDTRGLVRRFECAAAQKISAGQARKASEVALAAGQTEWSDIFLRQASGTRHAPATSARRKWYDGDMSGAVEALAGQSAGMARQRKRLESELRVFQGWHPVLPKVSSEPQPRRVMHLLTNSVPHTASGYARRTHSILTAQQNSGWETLAVTRLGYPVQIGALTARKDDVVDGVHYTRLLPSHMAKSMDGRLQQQANELLKVARRFNPGIIHTTTHFVNGVVAREVASALDVPWVYEVRGQLADTWASTRGDEARCSERYQLFVEREAEIMRSADLVVTLGEAMKSNIVASGVPASKVLICPNAVGGSYLSEPLQHKAARLALGLDPEGLYIGTVSSLVDYEGIDDLVTAFALLAPRLSKLKLIVVGDGAAAPALQDQVRRLGLSDRTHFAGRVPPAQAHLFHQALDVFVVPRKDLAVTRAVTPLKPVEALASGRPVVASDLDALREIVHDGVNGRLVPAQNPHALAEALLELLEDAGLRLRFGAAGRQGVLDTRTWSANADLYGKAYETLRGN is encoded by the coding sequence ATGATCCACGTCATGAACAACTTGAAGCTGGCCATGAGCACAGTTATCGAACACATGACGGAAGCGCCGTTCATGCTGGTGCTCCTGATGCTCAGGCGGCTGCCATCATCCGTGGTTGGACCTGCTGCGCTCATTGTCGCCAAAGTGGCGCCAAGATCCGCTAAACCGCTATTTTTGCTCGCAAGCCACGCTGCGGGTGATACTCGCGGGCTGGTGAGGCGGTTCGAGTGTGCCGCTGCTCAAAAAATCTCAGCTGGACAGGCTCGGAAGGCAAGCGAAGTTGCCCTTGCCGCAGGACAAACTGAATGGTCCGACATATTCTTGCGGCAGGCATCAGGAACACGTCATGCTCCCGCGACTTCGGCGCGACGCAAGTGGTACGACGGTGACATGTCCGGAGCCGTAGAGGCTCTTGCAGGTCAGTCCGCAGGCATGGCCAGGCAGCGAAAGCGCCTTGAATCAGAGTTGAGGGTCTTCCAAGGCTGGCATCCCGTTCTGCCGAAAGTCAGCTCGGAGCCACAGCCTCGCCGCGTCATGCACCTTTTGACAAATTCAGTGCCCCATACGGCCAGCGGTTACGCCCGGCGTACACACTCGATCCTCACGGCCCAACAGAACTCCGGTTGGGAGACGTTGGCCGTCACCCGCCTGGGGTATCCGGTCCAGATCGGTGCGCTCACGGCTCGGAAGGATGACGTGGTGGATGGGGTTCACTACACGCGCTTACTGCCAAGTCACATGGCCAAGTCCATGGATGGTCGATTGCAGCAACAAGCCAATGAGCTTCTCAAAGTAGCCCGGCGTTTCAATCCTGGCATTATCCACACGACCACTCACTTTGTCAACGGTGTGGTCGCACGCGAAGTAGCCAGCGCTTTGGACGTACCTTGGGTTTACGAAGTTCGTGGGCAGTTGGCCGATACTTGGGCATCAACCCGCGGGGATGAAGCACGATGCAGCGAACGCTATCAACTGTTTGTGGAGCGCGAGGCTGAAATCATGCGCAGCGCTGACTTGGTGGTAACTCTCGGCGAGGCCATGAAGAGCAATATCGTTGCGTCTGGAGTCCCAGCCAGTAAGGTGCTCATCTGTCCGAATGCTGTCGGCGGGTCCTACTTGAGCGAACCCCTGCAGCATAAGGCGGCGCGACTGGCTCTGGGTCTTGACCCAGAGGGACTTTACATAGGAACTGTCAGCAGCCTCGTGGACTACGAAGGGATTGATGATCTCGTCACAGCATTTGCGCTGCTTGCACCTCGGCTGTCAAAGTTGAAGTTGATCGTGGTGGGAGATGGGGCGGCTGCTCCTGCGCTTCAAGACCAGGTCCGGCGGCTGGGTCTATCGGACCGGACTCATTTCGCGGGGCGAGTGCCACCAGCGCAAGCGCATCTCTTCCACCAGGCTCTGGACGTATTCGTCGTGCCTCGGAAGGACCTCGCCGTAACGAGGGCAGTTACGCCGTTGAAACCCGTTGAGGCATTGGCATCGGGGAGGCCGGTGGTGGCCAGCGATCTTGATGCCTTGAGGGAGATCGTGCATGACGGGGTGAACGGCCGCCTGGTACCGGCGCAGAATCCCCACGCGCTTGCCGAAGCACTGCTCGAGTTGCTTGAGGATGCAGGTCTGCGTCTGCGGTTTGGCGCCGCCGGCCGTCAGGGAGTCTTGGACACCAGGACGTGGAGTGCAAACGCAGATTTATACGGCAAGGCTTACGAGACACTGAGGGGCAACTGA
- a CDS encoding choice-of-anchor P family protein, with the protein MKRSMIALAGALALALTGGATSSAFATTSITPAQITTGFAGSAYGSYIFNTDKTLTSGPTASASIACTGATGKTASNNVSGLNVPAVGTVGNATTTVKTVLTTTSKRIEGKSTVAGANLLGGLITAGAITSESTADKNTAGAFAGTNQTTIADLKVLGIAVNANPAANTVIDLKVPLLGSVGKVTLNGQEKRLVGTTYQVSTTALRVEILKAGLLGLKVGTDIRLGVSNVKLTPPQTGYLAGTGYGTRATLASGLIGSGPTALASVKCAGGTTSANVAGVSIPGVVSAGASVTTATGVLTPEAKSTVVNTIGGVNVLNGAIQVEAIKAETSASRAPSGGPVKLTDTSTFTNLRIAGLPAINASVAPNTVIQVPGLGQVTLHKVSKSSTTIIVTMVEIVLSQALGTLPTGSKIQIGYSNSSVGA; encoded by the coding sequence ATGAAACGTTCTATGATCGCATTAGCGGGCGCTCTTGCGCTTGCGCTTACGGGCGGCGCCACCTCTTCGGCCTTTGCCACTACAAGCATTACGCCGGCACAAATCACTACTGGATTCGCGGGATCCGCATACGGGTCATACATTTTCAACACAGACAAGACACTGACTTCCGGTCCAACTGCCAGCGCGAGCATTGCCTGCACGGGTGCTACGGGTAAGACGGCCTCCAACAACGTCAGCGGGCTTAACGTCCCCGCTGTTGGAACTGTTGGAAATGCAACCACGACTGTCAAGACAGTGCTCACCACAACAAGTAAACGCATTGAGGGGAAGTCGACCGTAGCCGGGGCGAACCTGCTCGGTGGTCTCATCACCGCGGGTGCCATAACCTCTGAAAGCACCGCAGACAAGAACACCGCTGGTGCTTTTGCCGGGACAAATCAAACAACTATTGCCGACCTTAAAGTGTTGGGCATTGCTGTAAACGCCAATCCGGCAGCCAATACCGTTATTGATCTCAAAGTGCCGCTTCTGGGTTCGGTAGGAAAAGTTACACTGAACGGGCAGGAGAAGCGCCTGGTCGGCACCACCTACCAAGTCTCCACGACAGCACTGCGGGTGGAGATCCTTAAAGCTGGGCTTCTTGGCCTAAAGGTCGGAACAGACATCCGCCTCGGAGTTAGCAACGTTAAATTGACGCCGCCGCAGACCGGTTATCTCGCTGGGACAGGTTACGGCACTAGGGCAACTCTGGCATCCGGTCTCATCGGGTCCGGCCCGACTGCACTGGCGTCCGTCAAATGCGCTGGAGGAACGACATCGGCGAATGTGGCCGGAGTTAGCATCCCTGGTGTGGTCTCGGCTGGAGCTTCGGTGACGACAGCTACGGGCGTGCTGACGCCTGAGGCAAAGAGCACTGTGGTCAATACCATCGGCGGAGTCAATGTTCTGAACGGCGCCATACAGGTTGAGGCCATCAAGGCAGAAACCAGCGCAAGTCGTGCTCCGAGTGGGGGCCCGGTTAAACTGACGGACACGTCGACATTCACGAATCTCAGGATCGCTGGATTGCCGGCAATCAACGCTTCAGTTGCCCCGAACACAGTCATTCAGGTACCGGGACTGGGCCAGGTCACCCTACATAAGGTCAGCAAGTCATCGACCACGATCATCGTCACAATGGTCGAGATCGTCCTTAGCCAAGCGCTTGGCACTCTACCGACAGGGTCCAAAATTCAAATCGGGTACTCCAACTCAAGCGTCGGAGCCTAA
- the wecC gene encoding UDP-N-acetyl-D-mannosamine dehydrogenase, with protein sequence MTNIKTVAVVGLGYIGLPTAAILATNGINVVGIDVNQNTVDAVNRGEVPFVEPDLGVHVAGAVSQGHLKATTETPSAEAYIVAVPTPFRDDHSADLSYIEAAARGIAPQLKGDELVILESTSPPRATRQMADYILALRPDLSLDGANGAPVIHFAHCPERVLPGRVMIELVTNDRIVGGITPAAAELAKDLYAVFCQGEILVTDDVTAEMAKLVENSYRDVNIAFANELSIISDKLGIDVWELIRLANHHPRVNILQPGPGVGGHCIAVDPWFIVAAAPEEAQLIRQARITNDSKPEWVVAKARKAAEAVGAAPVIATLGLAFKANIDDLRESPSIGITAELAEQLPTARLLVVEPHVEALPAALRDRSNVELVSTEEAISKADVIVVLVDHDEFKSISPSAYAGKTVIDSRGIWGPDANAVAAATVAHAAN encoded by the coding sequence ATGACGAACATCAAAACAGTAGCTGTTGTTGGCCTTGGATATATCGGGCTTCCGACTGCCGCCATCCTCGCGACCAATGGGATCAACGTCGTAGGCATCGACGTGAACCAAAACACGGTCGATGCAGTAAATCGAGGCGAGGTCCCGTTCGTGGAGCCCGACCTGGGTGTCCACGTGGCCGGTGCCGTAAGCCAGGGGCATCTCAAGGCGACAACGGAAACTCCGTCTGCCGAGGCCTACATCGTGGCTGTACCCACGCCGTTCCGTGACGACCACTCTGCCGACTTGAGCTACATTGAGGCAGCTGCCCGCGGAATCGCGCCTCAGCTCAAAGGCGACGAACTCGTTATTCTCGAGTCGACTTCACCCCCACGCGCCACGCGGCAAATGGCTGATTACATTCTCGCTCTGAGGCCTGACCTCTCGCTTGACGGTGCCAATGGTGCACCGGTTATTCATTTTGCTCATTGCCCTGAGCGGGTTCTGCCCGGCCGCGTAATGATCGAACTCGTCACCAATGACCGAATTGTGGGTGGCATTACGCCCGCAGCCGCGGAACTGGCAAAAGACCTCTACGCAGTGTTCTGCCAAGGGGAAATTCTGGTCACCGATGACGTGACGGCTGAAATGGCGAAGCTCGTTGAGAACTCGTACCGCGATGTCAACATTGCTTTCGCAAATGAACTCTCCATCATCAGCGACAAACTCGGCATCGACGTGTGGGAATTGATCCGGTTGGCCAACCACCACCCGAGGGTTAACATCCTGCAGCCAGGTCCAGGTGTTGGGGGCCACTGCATTGCTGTGGACCCGTGGTTTATTGTGGCCGCCGCTCCGGAGGAAGCTCAGCTCATCCGCCAAGCCCGCATTACCAACGACTCCAAGCCGGAATGGGTTGTTGCCAAGGCGCGCAAGGCTGCTGAGGCAGTCGGAGCCGCACCCGTTATCGCCACGCTCGGTCTGGCGTTCAAGGCGAACATCGATGACCTGCGCGAGTCGCCGTCCATTGGCATCACAGCTGAACTGGCTGAGCAGCTTCCGACGGCAAGACTCCTGGTAGTGGAGCCGCACGTCGAGGCACTTCCCGCTGCCCTTCGGGACCGTTCCAATGTGGAGCTTGTGAGCACGGAAGAAGCCATTTCCAAGGCTGATGTCATTGTGGTTTTGGTGGACCACGACGAATTCAAGTCCATCTCTCCGTCGGCATATGCAGGCAAGACGGTAATCGACTCCCGCGGCATCTGGGGACCGGATGCCAACGCTGTAGCGGCTGCCACCGTAGCCCACGCCGCCAACTAA
- a CDS encoding LCP family protein: protein MTLPNDTETPTSESRPRRQKSGKKTVRNVLLGFAAAVLVAGLIGGGYLYNLAQTFNSGTTKIETAFPEESTRPQKTEPVNGTAAMNILVMGSDTRGSAELDVDTQASTDQRADTLMLVHIPADRKNVYAVSLMRDLWVDIPGKGESKINSALALGGVPLMVQTVESLFQQRIDHVAMVDFEGFKGLTDALGGVEVDVKIPFAPAKGPMKGHYYEAGKQTLNGDEALAFVRERMSFSDGDYQRVRNQQAYMKAIISKTIARETLTNPVTVNSMVGAVSPFISVDKSFDAAAIGSLALGMKDLRANDTVMFTLPTLGTGSSADGQSIVVADTTAIAEIAGALSKDQLGAYVTAHALEKGN from the coding sequence ATGACGCTCCCGAACGATACCGAAACTCCCACCTCAGAGTCCCGTCCCAGACGGCAGAAAAGCGGCAAGAAAACTGTACGGAACGTACTCCTTGGCTTTGCAGCCGCCGTGCTCGTCGCGGGTCTGATTGGGGGTGGCTATCTTTACAACCTTGCTCAGACGTTCAATTCGGGCACCACCAAGATCGAGACGGCTTTCCCTGAAGAGTCGACACGACCTCAGAAGACCGAGCCCGTGAATGGCACCGCCGCAATGAACATCCTTGTGATGGGCAGTGACACTCGGGGGTCTGCGGAGCTCGACGTTGATACTCAGGCTTCCACCGACCAGCGAGCTGACACGTTGATGCTCGTGCACATCCCGGCAGACCGCAAGAACGTATACGCAGTATCACTTATGCGTGACCTTTGGGTAGATATTCCGGGGAAGGGGGAGTCAAAGATCAACTCTGCATTGGCTCTTGGGGGCGTGCCACTTATGGTCCAGACTGTTGAGTCCCTATTCCAACAGCGCATTGATCATGTCGCAATGGTCGATTTTGAAGGCTTCAAGGGTCTTACTGATGCTCTGGGCGGAGTAGAAGTCGACGTAAAGATCCCCTTTGCACCGGCCAAGGGCCCTATGAAGGGCCACTACTACGAAGCCGGAAAGCAGACACTTAATGGCGACGAGGCGCTGGCTTTTGTCCGTGAACGTATGTCGTTCAGCGACGGCGACTACCAGCGCGTGCGGAACCAGCAGGCATACATGAAAGCAATCATCAGCAAGACGATCGCGCGGGAAACTCTGACCAACCCTGTGACCGTCAACAGTATGGTTGGCGCAGTGTCTCCTTTCATCAGCGTCGACAAGAGCTTCGACGCGGCTGCCATCGGCAGCCTTGCCCTGGGTATGAAGGATCTGCGAGCCAATGACACTGTGATGTTCACTTTGCCAACTCTCGGCACGGGCAGTTCAGCTGACGGCCAGTCAATTGTTGTCGCAGACACAACAGCCATAGCAGAGATCGCAGGAGCCCTTTCCAAGGATCAGCTGGGTGCCTATGTCACTGCCCACGCTCTGGAAAAAGGAAACTAG
- a CDS encoding ABC transporter ATP-binding protein encodes MGAIDSTAFLDGPPCVVIDKVRMTYRVPSSDGRSTSSRRGIRGRITSLLERPNLVTVSALKEISLVVERGESVGIIGRNGSGKSTMMKLISGQVAPTDGAVYASSTPVLLGVNAALVPELSGDQNVVLGCLAMGMTREQIDARFDNIVEVSGLDSAIFLPMKTYSSGMASRLRFAIAASVNPEILLVDEALNTGDAQFNNRSKARMDELRAQAGCVFIVSHGLDTIRDMCSRVIWLDKGELIMDGPAEDVTATYKDFSSNLSRGNNLTAAGIKDEARANLVATRVLERASGRRMEGR; translated from the coding sequence ATGGGCGCGATTGATTCAACTGCATTTCTGGACGGTCCTCCATGCGTAGTGATAGACAAGGTCCGGATGACTTATCGGGTGCCATCTTCTGATGGACGCAGCACGTCCAGCAGACGGGGAATCAGGGGAAGAATTACAAGCCTGCTTGAGCGGCCGAACTTGGTCACCGTTTCTGCGCTCAAAGAGATCTCTTTGGTCGTGGAAAGGGGCGAGTCTGTCGGCATCATCGGGCGGAATGGTTCTGGAAAAAGCACAATGATGAAGTTGATCAGCGGCCAGGTGGCGCCTACCGACGGCGCTGTCTACGCTTCAAGCACTCCCGTTCTCCTTGGTGTCAATGCCGCACTGGTCCCTGAACTTTCCGGCGATCAAAACGTCGTTCTGGGCTGCCTCGCTATGGGTATGACCAGGGAGCAGATCGATGCTCGCTTCGACAATATCGTCGAAGTCTCAGGTTTGGATTCCGCCATCTTCCTGCCAATGAAAACGTACTCTTCAGGCATGGCGTCCAGACTGCGCTTTGCTATTGCAGCATCTGTTAATCCGGAGATCCTCCTGGTCGATGAAGCGCTGAACACTGGCGACGCGCAGTTCAACAACCGAAGTAAAGCGCGCATGGATGAGCTGCGGGCCCAAGCGGGTTGCGTCTTCATCGTCAGTCATGGTCTGGATACCATTCGGGACATGTGCAGCAGGGTGATCTGGCTGGATAAGGGCGAGCTCATCATGGATGGACCCGCTGAAGACGTGACAGCTACTTACAAAGACTTCTCATCCAACCTATCCCGTGGGAACAACCTCACAGCCGCAGGTATCAAGGATGAAGCCCGTGCAAACCTTGTCGCTACACGTGTGCTCGAACGAGCCAGCGGGCGTCGTATGGAAGGACGCTGA